Genomic segment of Paenibacillus polymyxa:
ATAAAAATTTTGGTTTAAGAGTGAGCAAGGTAGAACGAGATTATTTTTTTACAGTGTAAATAGGTTCAATATCCAAGTTAGTGCTTAGCATGAAGCCGAATCTGGAAATAAAGGTTTTCCATTATTCATTAAAAGGACAAGCCAAAGAAGTCCCATATAGGGACTTCTTTGGCTTCTCTGTCAGAAAGAAATTATCATCAATTTTGGAAACCGTAAACGGTTCTATTCATATTCAGTTCATAAACGTGGGTTATCCTCTCTATAGAAACCGTATAGGGAGGATATGAATGTGGATTATACAGACAGAAAAGAGACCTTGGCCATTGAAGCAAGGGGACTCGTTAAAGTTTTTGGTGATAAGCATGCAGTTGACGGTGTCGATTTGAATGTACGTGCTGGCACGATCTACGGGGTACTCGGTCCTAATGGAGCAGGCAAAACGACTACCATCCGAATGCTGTCAACGTTATTACAACCTGATAAGGGATCGGCCCGTATCTTCGGGCACGATGCAGTAAAGGAACCGCAGGTGGTGCGTCAATTGATCGGGGTGACAGGCCAGTACGCATCGGTCGATGAGTCGCTTAGCGCTACCGAGAACCTGATCATCTTCTCCAGACTGCTTGGGCTGGGACGTGCCGAGGCGCGTCATAAGGCAGCGGAGCTGCTGGAGGAATTTGGATTGGCCGAAGCGGCCAAACGACCGCTAAAGCATTTCTCTGGAGGTATGCGCCGCCGGCTGGATTTGGCTGCAAGTCTCATTGCCAAGCCGCCGCTAATCTTCCTGGATGAGCCGACTACCGGACTAGACCCGCGCACGCGTGTCCAGATGTGGGACACGATCCGGCGTCTGGTCAAGACCGGTTCCACCGTACTGCTCACAACCCAGTACCTCGATGAGGCGGATCAACTTGCTGACCGAATCGCAGTGATCGATCATGGTCGGGTAGTCGCTGAGGGTACGGTGGATGAACTGAAAGCGGCAGTAGGGGCGTCGACTCTGCAACTCAAAGTGCAAAATCAACAGGATATTGAGAGAGCTGTTCAGATCGTTGAACAGGTGCTTTCAGTCAAGTTCAGCGTGTCAGTGGAAGCTGGAAAGATTATTTCTCCGATGGCCAATGCAGATCGGGTAACGGACCTGCTGTTTGCCCTCCGTGCTGGAGAGATTCGCTTAGCAGAGATGAGTGTGCAAAAGCCGACGCTTGACGAGGTGTTTTTGTCCATCACTGGTCATGGAGCACAAGTAAACAAGCAGCAGACGTCCCAAGGAGCGCATGCTGTGGAGGGGGCGAGAGCATGAAGAGTACTACTGTTATGACAGGTTCTGATCGCACATTGAAGAAGTCTGTGAGTTTCAGGCAGGCGTTCTCCAATTCCATGACGATGGCCTACCGGGGCATTCTAAAGATCCGGCATACTCCCGAACAATTGTTTGATGTCACGCTCCAGCCGATCATTTTCACCCTTATGTTTACCTATATCTTTGGCGGCGCCATCTCAGGAGACGTGCAGCATTATTTGCCGGTTATTATTCCAGGCATCCTCGTGCAGACTGTGATCTCGACCTCCGTCGTTACCGGCGTCCAACTACGTGAGGATATGGACAAAGGAGTGTTCGACAGGTTCAAGTCACTCCCAATCGCACGTATTGCGCCTTTGGCTGGAGCTCTGCTGGCTGACAGTATCCGGTATACTATTGCAACTGTACTTACCTTCGCCATGGGGTATATTTTGGGGTATCAGCCAGGGGGAGGACTGCTGAGTGTAGCTATCGCCGCGTTTCTGGTCATTGTGTGTTCCTGGGCGGTCAGCTGGATTTTTGCCTTCTTTGGCGTGATTGCCCGCACTGCTTCTAGTGTACAGGGCATCTCCATGATTGTTCTGTTTCCGCTCACTTTTGTTTCCAACGCATTTGTGCCTGTCGGCACAATGCCTGGTTGGCTGCAGTGGTTTGTGAACGCCAACCCGATTTCACATCTTGTGAACGCAGTCAGAGAGCTTGCGAATACGGGAACGATTGGCGGGGAACTGGCGATCTCCCTACTTGGCGCTACAGTCATTGTGGCGATCTTCGCGCCGCTTACGGTGCGTGCTTATATGCGTAAAGCATAAGATGGCAGTCTTCTTGACGAGGACGAGAGATTTAAGGCAGAGTTAGTTAGGGGGGATTGGAATGACGCGTGTATTGGTCGTTGATGATGATCCGCATATTCGTGAACTGGTCGGACACTTTTTGAGAATGGAAGGTCTGGAGGTAGTCGAGGCGGTGGATGGTTTGGACGCGATGCGCATTTTTGATGAAATCAAGGTCGATTTGCTTGTTCTTGATATCATGATGCCGGGAATGGACGGTTGGGAGCTGTGCCGTAAGCTGCGAGAGCAAACCGACCTGCCGCTGCTTATGCTTACAGCCAAAGGAGAGACGTCACAGATCGTGAAAGGCTTCGCGCTCGGAACGGATGACTATCTTGTCAAGCCATTCGACCCCATGGTGCTTGTCGCACGCGTGAAGGCTTTATTAAAACGTTATCGTATCATGGCTTCAAAATCAGTAACTGTCGGAGATCTTGTCCTGCGTAGCGATACATTTGAGTGTCGGGCTGGAGAGAAGGAGATTACCCTGCCGCTCAAAGAATTTGAGCTGCTCTTCAAGCTGGCCAGCTATCCTGGCAAAACCTTTACCCGCGACCAGCTGATCGAACAGATCTGGGGTTATGATTATGAGGGAGACGAAAGAACGGTTGATGTCCATATCAAACGCCTTCGGGAACGGTTTCCGGAGGCAAGCCACTCCTTCCGGATCAGTACGATCCGGGGATTGGGTTATCGGCTGGAGCTACGGCAATGAAGAGGGAACCGGGGTTACTCCATATTCTTGCGAGAGTCCTGCTGGTAGTATTGGTGCTATATCTTAGCTGGGCTGCCGCGTACTTTATTATGGAGGCGATCTATTCGCACATGTCATGGGCTCCCCATGGTTTGTTCGTCTTTCTTATGAATACGACGCTAGGCTTTTTCTTCTTCGGTATTATCAGTATGACGGTAAGGCGTTTCTTCCAGCCTAGAGAACAGCACGCTTTTACCGAAATGATCGATGCTTTAAAACGTATTTCGCAAGGAGACTTTCACATTAACCTGGATTGGGACCTCGGCGGGCGGAACGGAAAACATCGGAGGCCGCATCCTTATGTACAGTTGGTGGACAGCATCAATGATATGGCTGCAAATTTAAAGGCTATGGAAAAGCTGCGGGAGGAGTTTATTTCGAACGTATCCCATGAAATCGGCTCACCGCTGACCTCGATAATCGGATTCGCCAAAGCGCTCAAGGACGAAAATCTGGATCGTGAGCAACGAGATCGGTATTTGACGATCATCGAGACGGAGTGTATTCGTCTATCCAAACTAAGCGATAATCTCATGAAGTTGGCGATTCTGGATTCGGAGCGGCATCCGTTTCGTCCATCCCTTTATCGGCTGGACAAGCAGCTAATTTCGCTTATTCTTGCCTGCGAACCGCAATGGGAAGCTAAAAAAATCGAGATGACTGTTGAGGTGGATATAGTTGAGGTCAACGCAGACGAGGATCTGATGGGCCAGGTTTGGGTGAATCTTCTTCATAATGCCATTAAATTTACACCGCAGGGTGGAAGCATATCTGTTTCTCTTTCAAGTAACGGTGATCAGGCGGTTATCTGTATTGCGGATACGGGACAGGGTATCAACGAACAGGATCAGCAACGCATTTTTGAACGATTTTATAAAGCAGACCAGTCACGGACCCGAACTGCAGGAGGCAGCGGCTTGGGACTGTCCATTGCTTATAAAATAACAGAGATGCATACTGGCTCTATCTCTGTATCCAGCAAGGTGGGAGAAGGAACGGTATTTACAGTTATGCTGCCGCTGCGCCAGAAAGTAATGAAAGGCAGCAACAGTGAAATGTACACCGGCACAGTAAGTTAAAAAGGAGCGTCTTCAAAGCCATAAGTGGCTGAAGGACGCTCCTTTTTAGTTCCCATGCTTCTACTTTTATGGCATATGCGTATGTGCTCAGGACTTAGATGTATTTACCGGCTGCATCTCCTGTATAGCCTCTTTCAAGCTTTGTGAGCATTGCTCATATAGCTGTTTTCTTTGTTGCTCACTGGAACCAGATGCGAGTTTTTGCAACTCCGTTGTGCATTGTTCCAGCAAAGTCAGCACGGCTTGATTCGAATCCTGCACCTTGCTTAGCTGTACATTATCACTATATTGGTCAATGTACAGTTCCCCTTGTGGGTCCACCTGTGCGAAAAACACATCTTTGACCGTTAGGCTCTTTTCCTTTAGCTTGGCATCCAGCCATTGTTGCGTAATTCCCATGTATGCCATTTGCTGCTCCATAACTTGTCCATCCATAATAATGGCTGTTGGTTCCTTCTCCGGCAGCTGCAGCATATTGAGATCTTTAAGCGTCACGGCCTGCTTGTCTTTGGTCAGCAGCACGTTGATCGCACCACTGGTCTCCATAATGGCAAATTCTACGTCTGCTACCTTGAATGCATTTTTGCTCCGCAACTGTTCCATGAGTTCATCCAGGGTAAGCCGTTCCTTTTTCATATTATCCTCTAAAATTTTGCCG
This window contains:
- a CDS encoding sensor histidine kinase; translation: MKREPGLLHILARVLLVVLVLYLSWAAAYFIMEAIYSHMSWAPHGLFVFLMNTTLGFFFFGIISMTVRRFFQPREQHAFTEMIDALKRISQGDFHINLDWDLGGRNGKHRRPHPYVQLVDSINDMAANLKAMEKLREEFISNVSHEIGSPLTSIIGFAKALKDENLDREQRDRYLTIIETECIRLSKLSDNLMKLAILDSERHPFRPSLYRLDKQLISLILACEPQWEAKKIEMTVEVDIVEVNADEDLMGQVWVNLLHNAIKFTPQGGSISVSLSSNGDQAVICIADTGQGINEQDQQRIFERFYKADQSRTRTAGGSGLGLSIAYKITEMHTGSISVSSKVGEGTVFTVMLPLRQKVMKGSNSEMYTGTVS
- a CDS encoding ATP-binding cassette domain-containing protein; translation: MNVDYTDRKETLAIEARGLVKVFGDKHAVDGVDLNVRAGTIYGVLGPNGAGKTTTIRMLSTLLQPDKGSARIFGHDAVKEPQVVRQLIGVTGQYASVDESLSATENLIIFSRLLGLGRAEARHKAAELLEEFGLAEAAKRPLKHFSGGMRRRLDLAASLIAKPPLIFLDEPTTGLDPRTRVQMWDTIRRLVKTGSTVLLTTQYLDEADQLADRIAVIDHGRVVAEGTVDELKAAVGASTLQLKVQNQQDIERAVQIVEQVLSVKFSVSVEAGKIISPMANADRVTDLLFALRAGEIRLAEMSVQKPTLDEVFLSITGHGAQVNKQQTSQGAHAVEGARA
- a CDS encoding response regulator transcription factor — encoded protein: MTRVLVVDDDPHIRELVGHFLRMEGLEVVEAVDGLDAMRIFDEIKVDLLVLDIMMPGMDGWELCRKLREQTDLPLLMLTAKGETSQIVKGFALGTDDYLVKPFDPMVLVARVKALLKRYRIMASKSVTVGDLVLRSDTFECRAGEKEITLPLKEFELLFKLASYPGKTFTRDQLIEQIWGYDYEGDERTVDVHIKRLRERFPEASHSFRISTIRGLGYRLELRQ
- a CDS encoding DUF421 domain-containing protein, with the protein product MQDWAEVAIRTLMAVAILFLITKILGKRQVSQLSLFEYITGITIGNLAATIPMERESTWYLGLIALSVWVLTTLGIEFLQIKSKKIRDITDGKTTILIKDGKILEDNMKKERLTLDELMEQLRSKNAFKVADVEFAIMETSGAINVLLTKDKQAVTLKDLNMLQLPEKEPTAIIMDGQVMEQQMAYMGITQQWLDAKLKEKSLTVKDVFFAQVDPQGELYIDQYSDNVQLSKVQDSNQAVLTLLEQCTTELQKLASGSSEQQRKQLYEQCSQSLKEAIQEMQPVNTSKS
- a CDS encoding ABC transporter permease; this encodes MKSTTVMTGSDRTLKKSVSFRQAFSNSMTMAYRGILKIRHTPEQLFDVTLQPIIFTLMFTYIFGGAISGDVQHYLPVIIPGILVQTVISTSVVTGVQLREDMDKGVFDRFKSLPIARIAPLAGALLADSIRYTIATVLTFAMGYILGYQPGGGLLSVAIAAFLVIVCSWAVSWIFAFFGVIARTASSVQGISMIVLFPLTFVSNAFVPVGTMPGWLQWFVNANPISHLVNAVRELANTGTIGGELAISLLGATVIVAIFAPLTVRAYMRKA